From the genome of Alicyclobacillus sp. SO9:
TCTGCATCATTTGGCTGCTAAAACCTACAGCTTTACTGTTTAGGTCAAACATGTGCTGGGCCTGCAACATATTCACCATGGCTGTTGTCAGGTTTACGTTGCTCATTGCCAGTGATCCCTGCTTGATCCGAGATTGACCCGCCGCAAGCTGTCCGTTCGCACCGTTCCCGAGAGCCTGTCCATTCACCAGCCGCGGCGACGCTCCTGCGCTTGCAGTATAGGTGTTGTTGCCGGCTGAACTGAGCGACTGTCCTGGGTTTGCAATATGCACTAATGCAATTTTGGGTCCCCCAACCGTCTGACCGTTCCCCGTCGTAAATGTAACCTGCCCATCAGAAGACACGTTCATCGTTGATCCCGGTGCCGCAGGCTGAAGAATCGCCTGTCCCTGCGTGTCGAGGACTGGTTTCCCGTCCGTGGTACTTAAGGCATAGCGGCCGCTTGGTTGGCGACTCCAGATGAAGTTTCCAGCCTTTGTATATTCTGTTTGACCGTTGTGACCCGCAACCTGAAAGAATGCAGAACCTTGAATCGCCAGGTCTGTTGGATTTCCGGTTTGCTTCAGGGACATTTGAGAAAAGTTGTTGCCTGTTGACGTGGCCATCACGCCCGTCCCGCCGTTCCAGCCTTGGGGCGTGTACCGGCTTGCAACGCTTGGTGCCGTCGCATTTCCGGATACGGCTGATGTCAAGGTATCTGCGAACGATCCCGTTTGACTCGCATACCCAGGCGTACTCTGATTGGCAATATTATTCCCAATCCGACTCATCCATTCATTGCTGGCGTTGAGTGCAGATAGACTAGACCATATGGCTTGCATGCAAATCCTCCTTTGTGCTACAGCTTGACCTTGCCGATTTGCGAAACAGCTTCATTTAACATCTGGTCTTCTGCCTGAATCATCTTCTGGTTGGCCGTGTCCTGATTGACCAGTTGGATCATCTGTGTCATCACTTGGGTGGGGTTGACGCCGCTTTGTTCAAGACTTCCGGGTTGGATGCTTCCAGTCCCTGCGGCCAACTGGGGCAGCACAGTCGTTGCATTGAGCGAGTTACCCACTTGAAACTCTGTAGCCCCCAAGGGCTTCAGAGTGTTGACGTTCGCATCCACCAGTCCCAGGTGCCCCTGTACAGGTGTTCCGTTCGTGTTGAGCACCTGATATGAAGGTTGTCCATTCGCATCCGTCACTGGCCCGCCCTGTGAATTAAACAGTGTCTTTCCGCTGTAGTTGGGATTCATGACAATTCTGCCGTTCGCTATGGGCCTGCCATTAGGACCTACAGGAAGAATGGGATGTCCCGCTGTGTCTGTCAGTTGATGCTGACTGTTTACTTGGAAGTGGCCGTCCCTGGTTAGCGCTATGCCTTTTGGCCCTTGATTTGAAGAATACGCAACTGCGTAGAAGCTGTGGTCCCCCATGTTATTGCTTGTCCCAACTCGGACGGCCCAACCACTGTAGGCAGCATTTGCGGGTGTCCCGACAATCTTTCCGGCGGCATTTGCGAACAGATAGGATGGATGACCTGCCTTGTCATAGTCTGGCTTACCGTCAGCAGCAGTCAGGGCTGTCCCTTTGTACGCAGGGTTCTTCACAGCATACATCCCTTGTACCGGTTTCCCGTTGCTGTTCAGTACCGCCAATGGCTGTCCTGCAATTTGAAGACGACCACCAGGTGCAGCTGAAATCGTGCCGTTTACAGCTTGAACCTGGTTATTGGGCCCTGTCACATCAGCAAAGGTTCCCGGTCTGGCCTTGTCCACAATGGCTGCGTCTAGAGCACGGCCCGTGCTTTGTACCGGACCTTCCGCAAAATTCGGGACGCCTTCCTGAAAATCAACGCCAGAAGAGATACTTCCAATCGGAGTGCCTGTATTGAAGTTCTCGTGAGTGTAACCCATCATCCGAATGAGTTCCTGAGGAAAAGACAATAGGGCTCCGTTGGAAGCCTTAAACCCCGGTGTCTGAGCATTTGCCAGATTATTGGTCAGAAGCTGCTGCATTCGTTCGTCCGCCAACATGCCGGACGCGGAACTTGTGAGTCCGCGAAGCATACCTTCACCTCATTCTTCCTTCAGTTTGCCCATGTGTCTGATCGCCGGGCAAAGGACCGCTTATCTGTGTCTAGATGTGGCGTATGTCGGCTGCGGCCTTCGCTGTTCCTGTATCTTCGTCTACCTGTAGCCTCGGGCAGCCTTTTGGTTTTTGGCAGCTCGCCTGCGATACGGGCTCTCCAGGTACATCCCGGTACCTTCTACGACACAGTGCATGGGATCTTCTGCAACATGGACAGGAATCTGCAGTTCCTGCATCATCAGCTTGTCCAAACCGTCTACGAGTGCTCCGCCGCCAGTGAGGATGACGCCTTTGTCAAAAATATCGGCCGCCAGTTCTGGAGGCGTCTTTTCAAGAACGGACTTCGTAGCTGCAATGATTGAACTAATTGGTTCTTCCAACGCAATGCGCATCTCGTCAGCTTCGATGGGCACGGTCTTTGGCAGACCAGTCATCATATCACGGCCGCGTACGTCCTGCTTTCCTGTTCGGCTGTCTGGGAATACAGTCGCAATTTCCATCTTCAATTCTTCTGCGGTTCGTTCTCCAATCAATAAGTTGTACTGCTTTCGGATGTAGCTGACGATAGCTTCGTCCAGCTTGTCCCCAGCAACACGAAGAGAATCGGAGGTCACAACATCGCCGAGAGACAAGACGGCGATATCAGTGGTTCCTCCGCCGATATCCACAACCATACTTCCACTTGGCTCGAAGATATCCAAGCCGGCGCCAATGGCAGCAGCTTTTGGTTCCTCAATTAAATCTACATGTCTTGCCCCGCAAGCTTCGGCCGCTTCCCGTACCGCCTTTTGCTCAACCGATGTGATACCGGCAGGCACACAAATCATGAGCTGGGGACGTGCCATTAAGGTACGTCCAATGGTCTTGCGAATAAAGTGACGAAGCATAATCTCCGTAACTTCAAAATCCGCAATGACACCTTCGCGGAGCGGCCGAATTGCAACAATATTCCCAGGCGTCCGGCCTAGCATACGACGTGCTTCTTCTCCAACGGCGACAACCTGTTTAGAAATTTGATCGATAGCGACTACTGCTGGTTCATCAAGTACAATACCCCGTCCCTTAACATGAACAAGTACGTTGGCTGTACCTAAATCAATGCCAATCTCTCTAGAAAACATTTGCGGCGAGTCCTCCCCAACTGAGCGTGCATCTGAGCGTATCCCCTGGTACGGTGTCGTCTTGAAGTAGAAATGGATACGAATAGGAAATAGTTCTACAGTCCGCTCGAAACTCCTTTCTCAAGCCCGTAGTTTTTTGTAGATTCTTCTGGATCCTTGTTGTATTTCAGCTTCGTGGCTTCTCCACCTCGCAGGTGACGAATGGACTTGTGGTAATCCAGAATAGTTTTTACTCGCTCTGCCAAGTCCGGGTTAATATCCGGCAACCGTTCCGTCAAGTCTTTGTGTACGGTACTCTTGGATACGCCAAATTCACGGGCTATTGTGCGGACAGTGTTGCGGGTTTCCACAATGTACTCACCGATTTTCAGTGTACGCTCCTTGATGTAGTCATGCACTCCCCTCGCCTCCCCAGTTGTGCTCAGATGGTCTGATACAGTATATGAGGGGGTGTACACGGTATGCCTTGTTTCAGTTCATAAGAGCTTGTCATCCTTGATTTTGTGAATATAGCGTTTGTTTTCTCTAATATACTTCCCGGGAAATAAAAAGAGACTAGGTGGCTTCTATGAGCCGACCTAGTCTTCTAAACCCGCGTGGTTACTGTAAAGTTACCTTATTAGCGCTTGGGCAATACTGAGGTAGGATCGATGGGCTGACCGCTTTTGTCTACTTGGAAGTAGAGGTGGTTGCCAGCTTTCGATTCAAACTGATTGGTACCGCTGGTGCCGATAGTTTGGCCTGCGTCAATGTGATCGCCCTGTTTCACCGTCACATTGCCAAGAGATTCATAGTACTCTATGTTCCCGTCTGCACTTTTCACTTCAACAGTCTGGCCATAGAGTTTGTTGTTGTCTACCTTCGTCACCACACCGCTGGCGGCGGCAGTTACCTGAAACGGCTTCTTGGTGGCTGACTGAATGTCTATCCCCTGGTGTGGATAGTAGGCATTGTCATAGAACACCAAGGCATTT
Proteins encoded in this window:
- the spoIIID gene encoding sporulation transcriptional regulator SpoIIID yields the protein MHDYIKERTLKIGEYIVETRNTVRTIAREFGVSKSTVHKDLTERLPDINPDLAERVKTILDYHKSIRHLRGGEATKLKYNKDPEESTKNYGLEKGVSSGL
- a CDS encoding flagellar basal body rod C-terminal domain-containing protein; amino-acid sequence: MLRGLTSSASGMLADERMQQLLTNNLANAQTPGFKASNGALLSFPQELIRMMGYTHENFNTGTPIGSISSGVDFQEGVPNFAEGPVQSTGRALDAAIVDKARPGTFADVTGPNNQVQAVNGTISAAPGGRLQIAGQPLAVLNSNGKPVQGMYAVKNPAYKGTALTAADGKPDYDKAGHPSYLFANAAGKIVGTPANAAYSGWAVRVGTSNNMGDHSFYAVAYSSNQGPKGIALTRDGHFQVNSQHQLTDTAGHPILPVGPNGRPIANGRIVMNPNYSGKTLFNSQGGPVTDANGQPSYQVLNTNGTPVQGHLGLVDANVNTLKPLGATEFQVGNSLNATTVLPQLAAGTGSIQPGSLEQSGVNPTQVMTQMIQLVNQDTANQKMIQAEDQMLNEAVSQIGKVKL
- a CDS encoding flagellar hook-basal body protein; its protein translation is MQAIWSSLSALNASNEWMSRIGNNIANQSTPGYASQTGSFADTLTSAVSGNATAPSVASRYTPQGWNGGTGVMATSTGNNFSQMSLKQTGNPTDLAIQGSAFFQVAGHNGQTEYTKAGNFIWSRQPSGRYALSTTDGKPVLDTQGQAILQPAAPGSTMNVSSDGQVTFTTGNGQTVGGPKIALVHIANPGQSLSSAGNNTYTASAGASPRLVNGQALGNGANGQLAAGQSRIKQGSLAMSNVNLTTAMVNMLQAQHMFDLNSKAVGFSSQMMQIAATIR
- a CDS encoding rod shape-determining protein; translation: MFSREIGIDLGTANVLVHVKGRGIVLDEPAVVAIDQISKQVVAVGEEARRMLGRTPGNIVAIRPLREGVIADFEVTEIMLRHFIRKTIGRTLMARPQLMICVPAGITSVEQKAVREAAEACGARHVDLIEEPKAAAIGAGLDIFEPSGSMVVDIGGGTTDIAVLSLGDVVTSDSLRVAGDKLDEAIVSYIRKQYNLLIGERTAEELKMEIATVFPDSRTGKQDVRGRDMMTGLPKTVPIEADEMRIALEEPISSIIAATKSVLEKTPPELAADIFDKGVILTGGGALVDGLDKLMMQELQIPVHVAEDPMHCVVEGTGMYLESPYRRRAAKNQKAARGYR
- a CDS encoding M23 family metallopeptidase, with the protein product MDEKKNSNSSQTTKQNEKAAPEKTTGSKPVGKTRRVLSKRWMYPAIYLGAAALIIGLMYAKSQMGGGGTQPTAGSNPAQTTSAQAVSVTYKWPVMGSAQSYKIPLGYFPVKGSEQQQANALVFYDNAYYPHQGIDIQSATKKPFQVTAAASGVVTKVDNNKLYGQTVEVKSADGNIEYYESLGNVTVKQGDHIDAGQTIGTSGTNQFESKAGNHLYFQVDKSGQPIDPTSVLPKR